A genome region from Desulfurobacterium indicum includes the following:
- the priA gene encoding replication restart helicase PriA, whose product MFAEVALNIPLDRTFIYRVPEKASSKPQLGKRVIVPFGKSDFLKTGIIVSLKEKIEDINETYIKEIFDIPDNFSLFTENNIELAREIAKRYASSLGEVLFLFLPSGFVIEETSYIYLKREDHVKGKIEKQIVDYLKKKKGKVKLISLSRAIKGKSVYSTVKNLIRKGIVGKEEDITYTLLPTQKFAVLNEIKPVKGKKEIKALEILKSAKELPVKTLKEMGISYDTIKRLSAKGIIRIEEREHLVNVKKQALTDNRKIILTANQKKALNEIMTSKDETFLLYGVTGSGKMEVYLHAALETVKRGKSVLILVPELLLTPELRARVENYFGENIVVFHSKLSKKELVSQWLKAVKGKSKVFMGTRMSLMLPIKDLGLIIVDEEQDTSYKEQQKPLYHAREMAVKRGNIEKCPVILVSATPSVESYYRASIGKYKALELKKRISNIPLPYIKVVDLKEEKRVGIFSESLISAIKNTVKKGEQVLLFINRRGFFSSGFCPKCGFVAECEDCAVPLVYHKNMNKLICHICGKKYSPIYRCPECGTKLEFKGYGTERVEEEVKVLFPEFRTIRLDQDSVRNPTKGAKLISDIKNGKYDIIVGTQIASKGHNFPKLTLVAVLMADTGYLLPDFRSAERTFQTIVHTTGRAGRFKPGAAIVQAFDPENPAVKYAAEYKFDLFYKEEIEAREIFNYPPFSYPVVLEFQIEKTSKFRKVEDKFNILKEKIKPYFNVPPLNPAPIPKISGRYRFITFMRAANENDLLKGVDILKKEMPILFRGIRYKIDVDPVYLL is encoded by the coding sequence AAACAACATAGAACTTGCCAGAGAAATTGCAAAAAGATACGCATCCTCTCTGGGAGAAGTCCTATTTTTGTTTTTACCTTCCGGATTTGTTATCGAAGAAACAAGCTACATATACCTTAAAAGGGAAGATCATGTAAAAGGAAAAATAGAAAAACAAATAGTAGATTATCTGAAAAAGAAAAAAGGAAAAGTAAAACTCATATCACTCTCAAGAGCTATAAAGGGAAAATCTGTTTACTCAACAGTTAAAAATTTAATCAGAAAAGGAATAGTAGGAAAAGAAGAAGATATAACCTACACGCTTTTACCTACGCAAAAATTTGCAGTATTAAATGAGATAAAACCTGTAAAGGGAAAAAAAGAAATAAAAGCTCTTGAAATCCTTAAATCTGCTAAAGAACTCCCGGTAAAAACATTAAAAGAAATGGGAATATCCTACGACACGATAAAAAGGCTATCAGCCAAAGGCATAATAAGGATAGAAGAGAGAGAGCATCTCGTAAACGTTAAAAAACAGGCACTTACAGACAATAGAAAAATAATTTTGACAGCCAATCAAAAAAAGGCATTAAACGAAATAATGACAAGCAAAGATGAAACGTTTCTTCTTTACGGAGTAACAGGTTCCGGAAAAATGGAAGTTTACCTTCATGCAGCACTTGAAACCGTCAAAAGAGGAAAAAGCGTCTTAATTCTTGTTCCAGAACTTTTGTTAACGCCAGAACTAAGAGCAAGGGTAGAAAACTACTTTGGAGAAAATATCGTAGTTTTTCACAGCAAATTGAGCAAAAAAGAGCTTGTATCACAGTGGCTAAAAGCTGTAAAAGGAAAGAGTAAAGTATTCATGGGCACCAGAATGTCCCTCATGCTCCCGATAAAAGATCTTGGACTGATAATAGTCGACGAAGAGCAGGACACATCTTACAAAGAACAACAGAAACCGCTCTACCACGCAAGAGAAATGGCAGTTAAACGAGGAAACATAGAAAAATGCCCAGTCATTTTAGTATCTGCCACACCATCTGTCGAAAGCTATTACAGAGCTTCAATCGGAAAGTATAAAGCCCTGGAACTCAAAAAAAGGATATCAAACATTCCACTTCCATACATAAAAGTAGTTGACTTAAAAGAAGAAAAAAGAGTAGGCATATTTTCAGAATCTCTGATTTCAGCCATAAAAAACACCGTCAAAAAAGGCGAACAGGTGCTCCTTTTTATAAACAGGCGAGGATTTTTCTCATCCGGGTTCTGTCCAAAATGCGGATTCGTAGCAGAATGTGAAGACTGCGCCGTTCCTCTCGTCTATCACAAAAACATGAACAAGTTAATCTGTCACATATGTGGTAAAAAATACAGCCCCATATACAGATGTCCAGAATGCGGAACAAAACTCGAATTCAAAGGCTACGGAACGGAAAGGGTCGAAGAAGAAGTAAAAGTTCTATTTCCTGAATTCAGAACTATAAGGCTGGACCAGGACAGCGTAAGGAATCCGACAAAAGGTGCAAAACTGATATCAGACATAAAAAACGGTAAATATGACATCATTGTAGGAACACAAATAGCAAGCAAAGGACACAACTTTCCCAAACTTACGCTCGTTGCCGTTTTAATGGCAGACACAGGATACCTACTTCCTGATTTCCGCTCGGCAGAAAGAACCTTTCAGACGATAGTCCACACTACCGGAAGAGCAGGAAGATTCAAGCCGGGAGCAGCAATAGTTCAGGCTTTTGATCCTGAAAATCCTGCGGTTAAATATGCTGCAGAATATAAATTTGACCTGTTTTATAAAGAAGAGATAGAAGCCAGAGAAATCTTTAACTACCCACCGTTCTCATACCCGGTAGTGTTGGAATTCCAGATAGAAAAGACATCTAAGTTTCGAAAAGTTGAAGACAAATTTAACATACTTAAAGAAAAGATTAAACCATATTTTAACGTACCGCCTCTAAACCCGGCACCAATACCCAAAATATCCGGCAGATACAGATTCATAACATTTATGAGAGCGGCAAATGAAAACGATCTCCTAAAAGGGGTAGATATTCTCAAAAAAGAGATGCCAATTCTTTTCAGAGGCATAAGATACAAAATAGATGTTGATCCTGTCTATCTACTGTGA
- the rapZ gene encoding RNase adapter RapZ, with product MKETKKIIIITGLSGGGKSTAAKYLEDLEFYCIDNIPPDLIPNLFHLINENPEIHRAALVLDIRNPKFRELAGGMLQRLKKEFPEVEVWFFKADEKTLIKRFSETRRPHPLQRYESEKSLQELIEEEIEYLKPVEEEATKILDTSHMTPHELKQLIKDLIAGGKGTFKITFLSFGFKYGIPQEADNVFDVRFLPNPHFVPELRAKTGMDKEVKKFILKFPETLSLIEKLKDLIFFTIPHYYREGKSYLTFAFGCTGGQHRSVAIAEILAEAVAKEFPDFDIFVEHREQKKRKNISKRSHAKK from the coding sequence ATGAAAGAAACCAAAAAGATAATCATAATAACTGGACTTTCTGGAGGCGGAAAGTCCACAGCTGCTAAATATCTTGAAGACCTTGAATTTTATTGCATAGATAATATTCCCCCTGACCTTATCCCAAACCTTTTCCACCTTATAAACGAAAATCCTGAAATTCACAGAGCTGCTCTTGTTCTTGATATAAGAAATCCGAAATTCCGAGAGCTTGCAGGCGGAATGCTTCAAAGGCTCAAAAAGGAATTTCCGGAAGTAGAAGTCTGGTTCTTTAAAGCCGATGAAAAAACACTTATAAAACGTTTCAGCGAAACAAGAAGACCACATCCATTACAGAGATATGAATCAGAAAAAAGCCTACAAGAGTTAATAGAAGAAGAAATAGAGTATTTAAAACCGGTTGAAGAAGAAGCAACCAAAATTTTAGACACTTCACACATGACGCCTCACGAACTCAAGCAGCTTATAAAAGACCTTATAGCTGGCGGAAAGGGAACGTTCAAAATAACATTTTTATCTTTTGGCTTTAAATACGGCATACCTCAGGAAGCAGACAACGTTTTTGACGTAAGATTTCTTCCAAATCCCCACTTTGTTCCCGAACTAAGAGCAAAAACAGGCATGGATAAAGAAGTGAAAAAATTTATTCTGAAATTTCCCGAAACACTTTCGCTAATAGAAAAATTAAAAGATTTAATATTTTTCACAATTCCCCACTACTATAGAGAAGGGAAAAGCTACCTTACCTTTGCCTTCGGATGTACCGGAGGACAGCACCGTTCAGTGGCAATTGCAGAAATTCTTGCAGAAGCAGTTGCAAAGGAGTTTCCCGATTTTGATATATTTGTAGAACATAGAGAACAGAAAAAAAGGAAAAATATTTCAAAAAGATCTCACGCCAAAAAATAA
- a CDS encoding NAD(+)/NADH kinase: MTTEKKKIKYKHIGIISNPTKKDAAEGVKKIISLLLEKGTVVWTEEETASLLSPEMMKKIKVVDRVCLPDRVEVMIVLGGDGTFLNVARLIDKKPVPILGVNFGTLGFLTELTMDEIEESIDKLLNGKFIVENRPVIRVKLTRRNGHIAIYRCVNEVVIKRDTLARIIEVELRANGKFVSTFRGDGLIVATPTGSTAYSLSAGGPIIFPTLSAMLITPICPHTLTMRPLVIDGSIVLTAQLKTTSETVMVIFDGQEGIELRKGDRLDITKSPYDLLILRDPDKSYYQTLREKLHWG, from the coding sequence ATGACTACAGAAAAGAAAAAAATCAAGTATAAGCATATAGGAATAATATCTAATCCTACTAAAAAAGACGCTGCCGAAGGCGTTAAAAAGATAATTTCTCTTCTACTTGAAAAAGGAACAGTAGTATGGACGGAAGAAGAAACAGCATCACTGCTTTCGCCGGAAATGATGAAAAAAATAAAAGTTGTTGATAGAGTATGTCTTCCCGATAGAGTTGAAGTTATGATAGTTTTAGGAGGGGACGGGACCTTTCTAAACGTTGCAAGACTTATAGACAAAAAACCTGTTCCCATCTTAGGAGTAAACTTCGGAACACTTGGATTTCTTACAGAACTAACAATGGATGAAATAGAAGAAAGCATCGACAAACTGTTAAACGGCAAATTCATAGTAGAAAACAGACCAGTAATAAGAGTTAAACTAACAAGAAGAAATGGCCACATAGCTATATACAGATGTGTTAATGAAGTGGTAATAAAGAGAGATACTCTGGCAAGAATAATAGAGGTTGAACTAAGAGCAAACGGGAAGTTTGTCAGCACTTTCAGAGGAGACGGTCTCATAGTTGCCACACCGACCGGTTCAACAGCTTACTCATTATCAGCAGGAGGTCCAATAATATTTCCTACTTTAAGCGCAATGCTTATAACACCTATATGTCCCCACACGCTCACAATGAGGCCTCTTGTAATAGACGGAAGTATTGTTCTCACCGCACAGCTTAAAACAACAAGCGAAACGGTAATGGTTATATTTGACGGTCAGGAAGGCATAGAACTAAGAAAAGGTGACAGACTTGACATAACCAAATCTCCTTACGATCTACTCATCCTGAGAGATCCTGACAAATCCTACTATCAAACATTGAGAGAAAAACTTCACTGGGGTTAA
- a CDS encoding ATP-binding protein translates to MACKECSGTGWIIIKTNGKREAVRCRCQFNVLRKEFIKASGIPSRYKNCKFKTFIPQTLYQKRALRLCKEFFKLYPFVDKGLVLYGPPGVGKTHLAVALLINILKYKGLRGRFVDFRNLLIDIKTTFDTKESSQELLHRVMEVPLLILDDVGAERTTDWAKDILSTIINYRYTNSLPTIITTNLTFDSPLDDSFSSRFGERTESRIYEMCKLIRVEGNDYRKEKNQV, encoded by the coding sequence ATGGCCTGCAAAGAGTGTTCCGGAACGGGATGGATAATCATTAAAACAAACGGAAAAAGAGAAGCGGTAAGGTGCAGATGCCAATTTAATGTCCTTAGAAAAGAATTTATTAAAGCTTCTGGAATTCCTTCAAGATATAAAAACTGTAAGTTTAAAACCTTTATTCCTCAAACTCTATACCAGAAAAGGGCGTTAAGACTCTGTAAAGAGTTTTTTAAACTTTATCCTTTTGTAGATAAAGGACTGGTTCTTTACGGTCCTCCCGGAGTTGGAAAAACACACCTTGCAGTAGCATTACTTATAAACATTTTAAAATACAAAGGTTTGAGAGGCAGATTTGTTGATTTTAGGAACCTTCTTATCGATATAAAAACGACGTTTGATACCAAAGAATCGTCTCAAGAGCTCCTGCATAGAGTAATGGAAGTTCCCTTACTCATACTTGATGACGTAGGTGCAGAAAGAACAACCGACTGGGCAAAAGATATTCTTTCAACAATAATCAACTACCGATATACAAATAGTTTACCTACAATAATCACAACAAACCTTACGTTTGACTCACCTCTCGACGACAGTTTTTCATCCAGATTTGGCGAAAGAACGGAATCAAGAATTTACGAAATGTGCAAACTAATAAGGGTGGAAGGAAATGACTACAGAAAAGAAAAAAATCAAGTATAA